The genomic region ACCAATACATGCACCGTGGCGAATGCGCGTCGCCCTGCACGACGATGACGCAGTGCATGCCATTTCAGTGGCGTCTGGCAGTGATGCTTCAGGATCTTGGTCAATGTCTGTGCGCTTTCGGCGTCGAGCGCTTCATCCATCAACCCGCTCCAGGCGCGGTAAATCAGCATGCCGCCAGTCCAGAAAATATTGATCGCCACCAATAGCGCAATCACCGGATCCAGCCACCACCAGCCGCTAATCCCAACAATACCAATCGCCGCGATAACGCCAACCGAGGTCCAGACATCGGTCAACAAATGATGGCCATCGGATTCCAGTGTCAATGAATGATGTTGCTTGCCGATGTTCATCAACTTCCAGCCAACGACACCGTTGATCACCGAGGCAATTGCGGCCAACACCGCACCGAGCCCAATTGCCTGCAAATCCATTGGATTCAACAACCGATCAATCGAGGCCCAGGCAATGCCAATCGCCGCCAGCAGAATCAAACCGCCCTCAAAACCACCAGCGAAATATTCAATTTTGTCGTGCCCGAAATGATGATTGTCATCAGCCGGCGCTTCGGCAACCCGGACGGCAATCACGGCAAAAATCGCCGCGACCAGATTGACGATCGATTCCATCGCATCGGACAGCAGACCAACGGAATCGGTCCACCACCAGGCCGCCAGTTTCAGCGCAATGGTCAATACCGCAGCCAGTACCGACAGCCAGGCCCATTTCTCCAGCGAAGGGGGAAGCGAAGCCGGCGTAGCGTGGTGATATTCGTGTTCAGTCATGGAATGGAGGTCGATTGCAGGGTGGATCGTTCGCGAATATCAATCGGCATCGATTGCAGACGCTCACAGTATTTTTGATCTTGCAGTAACGGCCACCACTCGTACAGGAAAATTTCCACCGGCCGCCACATTGCCACCCAACCGAGAATGACGACGCCAGTGTTCAGCAAGGTATGATGCAACACCGGCTGATTGAACACCGTCAACGCCAGGGTCTGACACAACACCAAAAAAATCAGACCGACCACCAGTGCCTTGCGGCCGATGCGCAACAAATGCCGGCGTTGCTGGTGCAGTTTCAACGCCCGGTAATAAAAATAATGGTGAATGGCATGAGCCAAATCGTTGCGTGTGGACTCATCCGGCAGAATCGGAAAATACAGCACGATTTTGACTTTTCTTTC from Permianibacter aggregans harbors:
- a CDS encoding cation diffusion facilitator family transporter codes for the protein MTEHEYHHATPASLPPSLEKWAWLSVLAAVLTIALKLAAWWWTDSVGLLSDAMESIVNLVAAIFAVIAVRVAEAPADDNHHFGHDKIEYFAGGFEGGLILLAAIGIAWASIDRLLNPMDLQAIGLGAVLAAIASVINGVVGWKLMNIGKQHHSLTLESDGHHLLTDVWTSVGVIAAIGIVGISGWWWLDPVIALLVAINIFWTGGMLIYRAWSGLMDEALDAESAQTLTKILKHHCQTPLKWHALRHRRAGRRAFATVHVLVPGRWTMLQAHDLAEAIEEDVRQQLPNLVLSIHLEPLEDERAYGDYEPLEHSSVQPKA